A window from Borrelia sp. P9F1 encodes these proteins:
- a CDS encoding glycerol-3-phosphate dehydrogenase/oxidase — MSGENEKKELKDLDGQDFDLIIVGGGATGLGIAIDSVTRGYKTLLVEKFDYAKGTSSKSTKLIHGGVRYLAQFNIPLVKEALHEKALLEQNAPHLVNECAFVTPIYNIFSLPYYYFGLSWYHNLLGKHKKAKYKTRLLSKSATIEKIPNIKTEGLRCSVLYYDDSFDDSRMAISMLRTFTEKGGVAFNYTELVNFIKAHGKISEAVIKDRITDKQVTIKSKCIINATGIFADEIRKIDDPNAPNIIRPSQGTHLIIKKDKFHTDYAMLMPKTSDNRVLFALPWYDGVVCGSTDIPIDKIEEEPKCLESEIEFIIDNMNDYLNTKIKRSDVKSAYAGIRPLIVDPKGEQNTSKISRDEKIFISESNLITIAGGKYTTFRKMAEKTLKTAIDEKLIPDSISNTENLKLHGYMTKEDVLKIPEPFRVYGSDFKILNEMEGFNNKIHEDLSLNEAQITFAIEFEQAKTVEDVLARRTRSLLLNAKATIEATPRVAEIMMQRLGKSEEWKNDQIKTFSETAQKYLV, encoded by the coding sequence ATGAGTGGAGAAAACGAAAAAAAAGAATTGAAAGATCTTGATGGCCAAGATTTTGACCTGATAATAGTCGGTGGGGGTGCTACAGGTCTGGGTATTGCCATAGATTCCGTTACAAGAGGGTATAAAACCTTGCTTGTTGAAAAGTTTGACTATGCGAAGGGTACATCTTCAAAATCAACTAAACTGATACATGGTGGAGTGAGGTATTTGGCTCAATTTAATATACCTTTGGTGAAAGAGGCGCTACACGAGAAGGCTTTGTTAGAACAAAATGCCCCTCACTTGGTTAATGAATGTGCTTTTGTTACGCCCATATATAACATCTTCAGCCTCCCATACTACTATTTCGGATTAAGTTGGTATCACAATCTTCTTGGGAAGCATAAAAAGGCTAAGTACAAAACAAGGTTACTATCAAAATCCGCAACAATAGAGAAAATACCAAACATTAAAACAGAAGGACTTAGGTGCTCGGTTTTGTACTACGATGACTCCTTTGATGATTCTAGAATGGCTATAAGCATGCTTAGAACTTTTACTGAAAAAGGTGGCGTTGCGTTTAACTATACAGAGCTTGTAAATTTTATCAAAGCGCATGGCAAAATATCAGAGGCTGTTATTAAAGACAGAATAACTGATAAACAAGTTACTATAAAGAGTAAATGCATAATCAATGCAACGGGAATTTTTGCAGATGAGATTAGAAAAATAGACGATCCTAACGCCCCTAATATCATTAGGCCTTCTCAAGGAACACATCTAATAATTAAGAAAGATAAATTTCATACAGACTATGCAATGCTTATGCCAAAAACAAGTGATAATAGAGTCTTATTTGCCCTACCTTGGTACGATGGAGTTGTTTGTGGAAGTACAGATATCCCAATAGATAAAATTGAAGAAGAACCTAAGTGTCTAGAAAGTGAAATTGAATTCATAATAGATAATATGAACGATTATTTAAATACTAAAATAAAGAGAAGTGATGTTAAGAGTGCCTATGCAGGTATTAGACCGCTCATAGTAGACCCTAAAGGAGAGCAAAACACCTCAAAAATATCAAGAGATGAAAAAATATTTATCTCGGAGTCGAATCTTATCACAATTGCTGGGGGGAAGTATACCACTTTCAGAAAAATGGCTGAAAAGACACTAAAGACAGCAATAGATGAAAAATTAATACCGGACTCAATCTCTAATACAGAAAATCTAAAATTGCACGGATACATGACAAAGGAAGACGTGCTTAAAATTCCTGAACCCTTTAGAGTCTATGGAAGTGATTTTAAAATCTTAAACGAAATGGAAGGCTTTAATAATAAGATACATGAAGATTTATCTTTAAATGAAGCTCAAATCACATTTGCCATTGAATTCGAACAAGCAAAAACTGTAGAAGATGTTTTAGCAAGAAGAACAAGATCACTACTATTGAATGCAAAAGCTACAATTGAAGCCACACCAAGGGTTGCTGAGATTATGATGCAAAGACTCGGCAAATCCGAAGAATGGAAAAATGACCAAATAAAAACTTTTTCAGAGACAGCACAAAAATATTTAGTCTAG
- the glpT gene encoding glycerol-3-phosphate transporter — MRKLFNLLNPAPHIKRVDKNIEDSLYKRLRLQIFVSIFIGYAGFYLTRKIFSFAMPELEKVGFGKGQLGLILSGVSIAYGFSKFIMGSVSDRSNPRYFLSLGLLLTATITVIFGLFPWKLIDTMTAVVLMFILMFLNGWVQGMGWPACGRTMVHWWSTKERGITVATWNVAHNTGAAFSGIISSWALLHFNEWEAVLYVPAGIVVGIAIFVLLTLRDTPQSVGLPPIEEYKNDYPENYTKKVEEELNARDIFIKYVLNNKLLWYIAIANAFVYFIRYGVLDWAPTYLLQVKNFSIKNSGWAYSLYEFSAIPGTIICGWISDKIFKGRRTETGIIFMAATLITVVVYWQLPENTPTLTTILLAIIGFSIYGPVMLIGLHALDLAPKKAAGTAAGFTGLFGYIGGSVTASAITGFVLQYFNWNTYFYLLIICCIFAITFMGLTFRQEQKVNGKPK, encoded by the coding sequence ATGAGAAAGTTATTTAATTTGCTAAATCCAGCGCCCCACATCAAAAGAGTAGACAAGAACATAGAAGATTCGTTGTACAAAAGACTAAGGCTTCAGATATTCGTGTCGATATTCATTGGATATGCTGGGTTTTATTTAACAAGAAAGATTTTTTCATTTGCTATGCCAGAGCTTGAAAAAGTTGGTTTTGGGAAAGGTCAATTGGGATTAATTTTATCTGGCGTTTCAATCGCATATGGCTTCTCTAAATTTATAATGGGAAGCGTATCGGACCGAAGCAATCCTAGGTATTTTCTATCGCTGGGATTACTATTAACGGCAACAATCACTGTTATATTCGGTTTATTTCCATGGAAATTAATTGATACCATGACGGCCGTAGTGCTCATGTTCATTCTAATGTTCTTAAACGGATGGGTTCAAGGCATGGGATGGCCAGCTTGCGGGCGTACTATGGTTCATTGGTGGTCAACAAAAGAGAGAGGAATAACCGTTGCTACTTGGAACGTAGCGCATAATACGGGAGCGGCCTTCTCTGGAATCATATCTTCCTGGGCCTTACTTCACTTCAATGAATGGGAAGCTGTGCTCTACGTACCAGCAGGCATAGTGGTAGGAATTGCAATATTTGTTCTTCTCACACTAAGAGACACTCCCCAATCTGTAGGTCTACCTCCAATTGAAGAGTATAAAAACGATTATCCCGAAAACTACACAAAAAAGGTTGAGGAAGAACTTAACGCAAGGGATATATTCATAAAATATGTTCTTAACAATAAACTACTTTGGTATATAGCTATTGCTAATGCATTTGTATACTTTATAAGATACGGTGTTCTGGACTGGGCACCCACATATCTCTTACAAGTCAAGAATTTTTCTATAAAAAATTCAGGATGGGCATATTCCCTTTATGAGTTTTCAGCTATTCCTGGAACAATAATTTGCGGATGGATATCCGACAAAATTTTTAAGGGAAGAAGAACTGAAACTGGAATAATTTTTATGGCTGCCACTCTCATCACGGTAGTTGTATACTGGCAATTACCAGAAAATACTCCGACACTTACAACTATCCTTTTGGCAATAATAGGGTTCTCAATTTACGGGCCTGTTATGCTCATTGGCCTTCATGCTCTTGATCTTGCACCCAAAAAGGCTGCCGGCACTGCCGCAGGGTTTACAGGATTATTTGGATATATAGGAGGTTCTGTAACTGCCAGTGCTATTACAGGATTTGTGTTGCAATACTTCAATTGGAATACCTATTTTTATCTATTAATAATTTGTTGCATATTTGCAATAACTTTCATGGGTTTAACGTTTAGACAAGAACAAAAAGTGAACGGAAAGCCAAAGTAA
- the glpK gene encoding glycerol kinase GlpK, with protein sequence MKYILSIDQGTTSSRAIVFDKNANIKGLAQKEFTQIYPQASWVEHDPNEIWGSQLGVMAEALANARTFPNEIAAIGITNQRETTIIWERNTGYPIYNAIVWQDRRTASICDSLRAEGKDKIIFQKTGLVLDAYFSGTKIKWILDNVKGARERAEKGELCFGTIDTWLLWNLTKGKAHITDYSNASRTLLLDIKTLEWDDEILQILDIPKAILPELKQSSEIYGKTDSSLFGAEIAISGIAGDQFAATFGQACLKKGMAKNTYGTGCFATVNIGKEAVSNDKNLLTSIAWKINNSTTYVLEGSVFIGGAVVQWLRDNLDFFRKSSEAEALAASVNDNGGIYFVPAFVGLGAPHWDSYARGTIIGLTRGTTKAHITRAALESIALQSFDILTAMKNSIQNFEIQELRVDGGASKNNLLMQFQADVLQCNVVRPKITETTALGAAYLAGLAVGYWESAEEITSLWKSDKIFEPSMEKSKREDLLYHWSRVTDRAKAWIK encoded by the coding sequence ATGAAGTACATCCTATCTATTGACCAAGGAACAACTAGTTCAAGAGCGATAGTATTTGATAAGAATGCTAATATAAAAGGGCTTGCACAAAAAGAATTTACACAAATTTACCCACAAGCAAGTTGGGTCGAGCATGACCCTAATGAAATATGGGGATCCCAACTGGGAGTTATGGCAGAAGCACTAGCAAATGCAAGAACTTTTCCCAATGAAATTGCAGCAATTGGAATCACAAATCAACGAGAAACAACAATTATCTGGGAAAGGAATACAGGATATCCAATTTATAATGCAATAGTTTGGCAAGACAGAAGAACAGCATCAATCTGCGATTCCCTCAGAGCAGAAGGAAAAGATAAAATTATTTTTCAAAAGACAGGTCTTGTACTGGATGCTTACTTCAGTGGCACGAAAATAAAATGGATATTAGACAATGTTAAGGGAGCTCGGGAGCGTGCTGAGAAAGGAGAATTGTGCTTTGGGACAATAGACACTTGGCTACTCTGGAATCTTACTAAGGGGAAAGCACACATTACAGACTACTCTAATGCGTCAAGAACTTTGCTCTTAGACATCAAAACACTAGAATGGGATGATGAGATTTTGCAAATATTGGACATACCAAAAGCGATTTTACCTGAACTTAAGCAAAGCTCTGAAATATACGGCAAAACTGACTCTTCACTGTTTGGAGCAGAAATCGCTATTTCAGGTATTGCTGGTGACCAATTTGCAGCTACATTTGGGCAGGCATGTCTTAAAAAGGGAATGGCTAAGAATACATATGGAACTGGTTGCTTTGCCACTGTTAACATAGGTAAGGAAGCAGTTAGCAATGATAAAAATCTTTTAACCTCGATCGCGTGGAAAATAAACAACTCAACAACTTATGTCCTTGAAGGAAGCGTTTTTATTGGGGGAGCCGTAGTTCAATGGTTAAGAGATAATCTTGATTTTTTCAGAAAAAGTTCTGAAGCGGAAGCATTGGCAGCTTCCGTAAACGACAACGGGGGCATTTATTTCGTTCCAGCTTTCGTAGGGCTTGGGGCTCCCCACTGGGATTCCTATGCCAGAGGTACAATTATTGGACTTACAAGAGGAACAACAAAAGCGCACATAACAAGAGCTGCTCTTGAAAGCATTGCACTACAGAGCTTTGATATACTAACCGCAATGAAAAATTCCATCCAGAACTTCGAAATACAAGAACTCAGAGTTGATGGGGGGGCCAGTAAAAATAATTTACTCATGCAATTTCAAGCAGACGTTTTACAATGTAATGTTGTAAGACCAAAGATTACAGAAACAACCGCCCTTGGGGCTGCTTATCTTGCGGGACTTGCCGTGGGTTATTGGGAGAGTGCTGAAGAGATTACAAGCCTTTGGAAATCAGATAAAATCTTTGAACCTTCAATGGAAAAAAGCAAAAGAGAAGATTTACTTTATCATTGGAGCAGGGTCACTGATAGAGCAAAGGCCTGGATTAAATAA
- the glpQ gene encoding glycerophosphodiester phosphodiesterase — protein sequence MKQINPQLLLLVIISLLVFSCEKKKIGIKKASPLVIAHRGASGYLPEHSLEAKAYAHALGANYLEQDIVLTKDNIPIIMHDPEIDTTTNVAEIFPKRIREDGRYYSVDFTLKEIKSLKLRERFDPKTGKPVYPNRFTLNEYNSRVPTLEEEIQFIQGLNKSTGRNVGIYPEIKKPFWHKQQGKDISRIVVETLHKYGYKSKEDNVYLQLFDFEELKRIREELGYKGKLVMLIGENDWNEAPTDYEYIKSEEGIAEVAKYSDGIGPWIPQVIIDGKITGLIPLAHKHKMEVHPYTVRIDALPSYVKEADELLNLLFNKAKVDGVFTDFPDVVLGFIRK from the coding sequence ATGAAACAAATAAATCCCCAATTATTACTGTTAGTAATAATTTCTCTTCTCGTTTTTTCTTGTGAGAAGAAAAAAATAGGCATAAAGAAGGCATCACCTTTGGTTATAGCGCACAGAGGTGCTAGTGGCTACTTGCCGGAACACAGCCTAGAAGCTAAGGCATACGCCCATGCTTTGGGGGCTAATTACCTAGAGCAGGACATTGTTTTGACAAAAGATAACATCCCCATCATAATGCACGATCCAGAAATTGACACAACAACAAATGTTGCAGAAATATTTCCCAAAAGGATCAGAGAAGATGGTAGATATTATTCCGTAGACTTTACACTAAAAGAGATCAAATCACTAAAACTTAGAGAGAGATTTGATCCTAAAACTGGAAAACCAGTATACCCCAACCGTTTTACCTTAAATGAATATAATTCCCGAGTCCCAACTCTGGAAGAAGAAATACAATTCATACAAGGATTAAACAAAAGTACAGGGAGAAATGTTGGAATTTACCCTGAAATTAAAAAACCTTTTTGGCATAAACAACAAGGGAAGGACATCTCTAGGATTGTGGTAGAAACTCTACACAAATATGGTTATAAATCAAAAGAAGACAACGTTTATCTTCAGTTATTTGATTTTGAAGAACTTAAAAGGATAAGAGAGGAGCTTGGTTATAAGGGGAAACTTGTAATGCTCATTGGCGAAAATGATTGGAATGAGGCACCCACAGACTATGAGTATATTAAATCAGAGGAAGGTATAGCAGAAGTTGCAAAGTACTCTGACGGAATTGGACCCTGGATACCTCAAGTCATAATTGATGGAAAGATAACAGGCCTTATTCCTTTAGCACATAAACACAAGATGGAAGTTCATCCCTATACTGTAAGAATTGATGCATTGCCTTCTTATGTAAAAGAAGCAGACGAATTATTAAATTTACTATTTAACAAAGCAAAGGTGGATGGAGTATTTACAGATTTCCCCGATGTGGTACTGGGCTTTATAAGAAAATAA
- the pcsA gene encoding phosphatidylcholine synthase, which translates to MKNLNLILAWTVHILTASGLVVGFYSIIAIVGRDYSLLLKLTIIGLLIDGIDGTLARTFNIKELIPTIDGALLDNIVDYINYTFIPAVFFYYGYFLKSEHKTIACIGILFASAYQFSRTDAKTRDDFFRGFPSLWNFLIIFNLIFDIGQTSNFVMVLICIALSFAPIKFVYPSKTKEFKFLTVPLTILTSSVFTLTIFIKLPKAYLSVSKMLIVFYFLYLTLISLYLTYKSREK; encoded by the coding sequence TTGAAAAACTTAAATCTCATCTTAGCTTGGACGGTACATATTTTAACGGCCTCTGGGTTAGTGGTTGGTTTTTACTCAATAATTGCCATAGTAGGTAGAGATTATTCCCTTCTATTAAAACTTACAATCATTGGTCTTTTGATTGATGGAATTGACGGAACATTAGCAAGAACATTTAATATAAAAGAATTAATACCAACAATTGATGGTGCACTCCTTGATAACATCGTGGATTATATAAACTACACATTTATTCCTGCTGTATTTTTTTATTACGGATACTTTTTAAAAAGTGAACACAAAACAATAGCTTGTATTGGTATCTTATTCGCATCAGCATATCAATTCTCAAGGACAGATGCAAAAACAAGAGATGATTTCTTTAGGGGATTCCCCTCTTTATGGAATTTTTTAATAATTTTCAATCTCATTTTCGATATAGGACAAACTTCAAATTTTGTGATGGTATTGATATGTATTGCCCTAAGTTTTGCACCTATTAAATTCGTTTATCCATCCAAAACCAAAGAATTTAAGTTTCTAACCGTTCCCCTCACAATATTGACTTCTTCTGTTTTCACACTGACAATATTCATAAAGCTACCGAAAGCTTACTTAAGTGTATCAAAAATGCTGATTGTTTTTTATTTTTTGTATCTCACCTTGATTAGCTTGTATTTAACATACAAGTCAAGAGAAAAATAA
- a CDS encoding polymer-forming cytoskeletal protein yields MLNFLSSSNRKKVASTFVFDEIKTIVGKNDFFKGELISNNFIRIDGDFLGNISSTKRVIVGETGRIKSNINANEIVISGIVFGNIYADNKIKVFQSGCVIGNISCRSIEVEEGAIIDGYMNIGTGNLGLSEKDVFIYTGSYKINEDILVEVNKGLKRERIDRSFQICDGSKYLFNDMSKADED; encoded by the coding sequence GTGTTGAATTTTTTGAGTTCAAGTAATAGGAAAAAAGTAGCATCAACTTTTGTTTTTGATGAAATCAAAACGATAGTTGGAAAGAATGATTTTTTTAAGGGAGAATTAATCTCAAATAACTTTATTCGCATTGATGGAGATTTTCTTGGAAACATTAGTTCTACTAAGAGAGTCATAGTAGGAGAAACAGGAAGAATTAAGTCAAACATTAATGCAAATGAGATTGTTATTTCTGGGATAGTTTTTGGAAATATATACGCTGACAACAAAATTAAGGTTTTTCAGTCGGGGTGTGTGATTGGTAATATTTCGTGCAGGTCAATTGAAGTTGAAGAAGGTGCCATTATTGATGGATATATGAACATAGGTACTGGAAACCTTGGACTTTCTGAGAAGGATGTATTTATTTATACAGGTTCTTATAAGATAAATGAGGATATTTTAGTTGAAGTGAATAAGGGGCTGAAAAGAGAGAGAATTGATAGGAGTTTTCAAATATGTGATGGTAGTAAATACTTATTCAATGATATGAGTAAGGCAGATGAAGATTAA
- a CDS encoding M23 family metallopeptidase has protein sequence MRKKMRFRMILFLKGLGKVFLTILSSFLKFLSNTYSFFSQNVSFMIVPHVKGNVKNIKISFLTLFLFFLFFSVIFIGFVLLAINYVTLTSIVRSTEKNYELAETEIEDFRNTVVEINSVASNFSRVLDELRTALKIKGNDIDLTRNKFDGDLSDFLDLQVLEANAIKELSDLKNVKSTIEGSIPPLKSIVKLLHSQNKLLNDIPSLWPIVRGDGIISLHFGPAIEPFTRQWYIHKGIDLAGVRIGTAIVAAADGEVIRASHQSTGYGNFVQIKHKYGLSTLYAHLSRLNTSKGSYVKKGQVIGFLGQTGYSTGPHLHYEVRIGSQVVNPDMYLNLSTGASK, from the coding sequence ATGAGAAAGAAAATGAGATTTAGAATGATCTTATTTTTAAAAGGATTGGGTAAGGTTTTTCTTACAATCCTTAGCTCTTTTCTTAAATTTTTAAGTAATACTTATTCTTTTTTCAGCCAAAATGTTAGCTTCATGATTGTTCCTCATGTTAAGGGGAATGTTAAGAATATAAAGATTTCTTTCTTAACTCTTTTTTTATTTTTTTTATTTTTTTCTGTTATTTTTATAGGATTCGTTTTACTGGCTATCAATTATGTTACTCTTACATCTATTGTTAGGTCTACTGAGAAAAATTATGAACTTGCGGAAACTGAGATTGAGGATTTCAGAAACACTGTTGTTGAGATTAATTCTGTTGCCAGTAATTTTTCTAGAGTACTAGACGAGCTCAGAACTGCCTTGAAAATAAAAGGGAATGACATTGATTTGACCCGCAACAAATTTGATGGCGATCTTTCAGATTTCCTTGATTTGCAGGTATTAGAGGCTAACGCAATTAAGGAATTGAGTGATCTTAAAAATGTTAAAAGCACAATAGAGGGCTCGATTCCTCCTCTTAAGAGCATAGTTAAATTGCTTCATTCACAAAATAAATTGTTAAATGATATTCCCTCGCTTTGGCCGATCGTTAGAGGAGATGGTATTATTTCTCTGCATTTTGGGCCGGCTATTGAGCCTTTTACTAGACAATGGTATATTCACAAAGGAATAGATCTTGCGGGTGTGAGAATCGGGACAGCTATTGTTGCAGCCGCTGATGGAGAGGTTATTAGGGCTAGTCATCAGTCTACAGGCTATGGAAACTTTGTACAAATTAAGCATAAATATGGACTTTCAACTCTTTATGCCCATCTGTCTCGATTAAACACCTCAAAGGGCTCTTATGTTAAGAAAGGGCAGGTGATTGGATTTCTTGGTCAGACAGGGTATTCTACAGGACCTCATCTTCACTATGAAGTTCGCATAGGGTCTCAGGTTGTAAATCCAGATATGTATTTAAATCTATCAACGGGAGCTTCAAAGTAG
- the rdgB gene encoding RdgB/HAM1 family non-canonical purine NTP pyrophosphatase: MRTLFFATANVNKVNEVKGILDVHNVRLEIPKNFGVRETGTTFKENSLLKAKALFELLDGKYHVFSEDSGLCIEALNLEPGIYSKRYGKYKLGKKLTTHEKNQLIIDLMKSKTNRKAYFVCMVSHISTDGQINNFEGVFNGSIASDINCCQKNGFGYDPIFLTNNNKRLSELSLAEKNKISHRGIAFAKFKDFIMDHLA; this comes from the coding sequence ATGAGAACATTATTCTTTGCAACTGCGAATGTAAACAAGGTAAACGAAGTGAAGGGGATTTTAGATGTTCATAACGTAAGACTTGAAATTCCTAAGAATTTTGGTGTAAGAGAAACAGGAACCACTTTTAAAGAAAATTCTTTACTTAAAGCTAAAGCTCTATTTGAGCTTCTAGACGGAAAGTATCACGTCTTTAGTGAAGATTCTGGTCTGTGCATTGAGGCCTTAAATTTAGAGCCTGGTATTTATTCCAAAAGATATGGTAAATATAAACTCGGGAAAAAACTTACTACTCATGAGAAAAATCAGCTCATTATCGATTTGATGAAAAGTAAGACAAATAGAAAAGCATATTTTGTATGTATGGTTAGCCATATTTCAACGGATGGACAAATAAATAACTTTGAAGGCGTCTTTAATGGTAGCATTGCTTCTGATATTAACTGTTGTCAAAAGAATGGGTTTGGGTATGATCCAATATTTCTGACTAATAACAATAAAAGACTCAGCGAGTTAAGTCTTGCAGAAAAAAATAAGATATCTCACAGAGGAATTGCGTTTGCGAAATTTAAAGATTTTATAATGGATCATCTGGCTTAA
- a CDS encoding YaaR family protein — translation MKINNSVAGALSLEPRDYEKNKKKVDVGKSGVFSSVFKSEFIREDKHFILLENGEFNLDFIKSMLDEINDIGEKLLSEPSRQNVILYKKTISEFLSVVVSSSVSLKEQKGGSTGELKRPKYCIIKIINEKLDKLAYSVLQNQGSQIKLLSSLEEIQGLLVNLLR, via the coding sequence ATGAAGATTAATAATTCAGTAGCAGGTGCTTTAAGTCTTGAACCGAGAGATTATGAGAAGAATAAGAAAAAGGTTGATGTAGGTAAATCAGGTGTTTTTTCTTCGGTATTCAAATCAGAATTCATAAGAGAAGATAAACATTTTATTTTGCTTGAAAATGGGGAATTTAATCTTGATTTTATTAAGAGTATGTTGGATGAGATTAATGATATTGGAGAAAAGCTTTTAAGCGAGCCTTCTCGTCAGAATGTAATTCTTTATAAGAAAACTATATCGGAATTTTTATCTGTTGTTGTGTCTTCCTCTGTTTCTCTTAAAGAGCAAAAGGGAGGGAGTACAGGAGAGCTCAAGAGGCCCAAGTATTGCATTATTAAAATTATTAATGAAAAGCTTGATAAACTTGCTTATTCGGTACTGCAGAACCAAGGTTCTCAAATTAAACTTTTAAGTAGTCTTGAAGAAATACAGGGATTGCTTGTAAATTTGCTTAGATGA
- the pepF gene encoding oligoendopeptidase F: MIDRSRVNEDDKWDLSSLFKNGEEYRQKIGEIKLKIEEFKKYEKLVFDLNIFKQALNAYYEIGEELERTTYYTHLQLETDVSDKTSNELRTMNVNLETEVSNATSFFIPKILKTDTKQIEEWLEDTELKDKKVAIENILREKEHILSEDEEKILANYTSLHSSYNDIFSVLTNADMEFGEIDGKPLTNSTYSLFLHSENQEIRRDAFLKFYKEYQKHENTLASLLIADINKSKFLAKTRKFEDTISMRLFGDNIDKKVYLNLIETVNENLPVVHEYYEFRKNILKQEYLNHYDVYVPLTKDIIFKNSFNEACSTILRSLEILGSEYTEVLRKGFFQDRWVDKYENKGKRSGAFSAGSYNGKPYILMNYKDESIREMFTLAHEAGHSMHSYFSIKNNPFPHYQYSIFEAEIASTVNEQILADYLLKNEKDIEKIKYIKLTQIDDLLATFFRQTMFAEFEYIIHGMINKSEPVVKDTLRATYAGLLEKYFGPSLKFDENSSLECLRIPHFYSSFYVYQYATGITAALLIYKNIKDNKKDAIKNYIEFLKTGGSKYPLDSLKVTGVDLTLKSTIENTINIFKDRLEDVRQLF; this comes from the coding sequence GTGATAGATAGAAGCAGAGTCAATGAGGATGATAAATGGGATTTGTCTTCTCTGTTTAAGAATGGTGAAGAATATAGACAGAAAATAGGGGAAATCAAATTAAAAATTGAGGAGTTTAAGAAATATGAGAAATTAGTGTTTGATTTAAACATATTCAAACAAGCCTTAAATGCCTACTACGAAATTGGGGAAGAATTAGAAAGAACAACTTATTACACGCACCTCCAGTTAGAAACAGATGTAAGTGACAAAACTTCAAATGAACTTCGAACAATGAATGTTAATTTGGAAACGGAAGTGTCAAATGCTACTTCATTTTTTATTCCAAAAATACTGAAAACAGACACAAAACAAATAGAGGAATGGCTTGAAGATACAGAACTTAAAGACAAAAAAGTGGCTATTGAAAACATCTTAAGAGAAAAAGAACATATTTTAAGTGAGGATGAAGAGAAAATATTAGCCAATTATACGTCTCTTCATTCATCTTATAATGACATATTTTCTGTATTAACTAATGCTGACATGGAATTTGGAGAGATCGATGGGAAGCCTTTAACCAATTCCACTTACAGCTTATTTCTTCATAGTGAAAACCAAGAAATAAGGAGAGACGCTTTTTTAAAATTTTATAAAGAATATCAGAAACATGAAAATACATTGGCTAGTCTTTTAATCGCTGATATAAATAAAAGTAAATTCCTGGCCAAAACAAGAAAATTTGAAGACACTATTTCAATGAGGCTTTTTGGAGATAATATCGACAAAAAGGTTTATCTGAATCTAATTGAAACAGTTAACGAAAACTTACCTGTTGTCCATGAATACTATGAATTTAGGAAAAACATACTCAAACAAGAGTATCTTAATCACTATGATGTTTACGTCCCTCTGACGAAAGACATCATATTTAAAAATTCCTTTAATGAAGCTTGTTCTACAATCTTACGATCTCTAGAAATACTGGGAAGCGAATATACTGAAGTACTCAGGAAAGGATTTTTTCAAGATCGTTGGGTTGACAAATATGAAAATAAAGGAAAGAGATCTGGTGCTTTTAGTGCAGGCTCTTACAATGGTAAACCGTACATACTCATGAATTATAAAGACGAATCGATAAGGGAAATGTTTACCCTAGCACACGAGGCAGGACATTCTATGCATTCTTATTTCAGCATTAAAAATAATCCATTCCCCCATTATCAATACTCTATTTTTGAAGCAGAAATAGCATCCACAGTAAATGAACAGATACTTGCAGATTACTTACTAAAAAATGAAAAAGATATTGAAAAAATAAAATACATAAAATTAACCCAAATTGACGATCTACTTGCAACATTTTTCAGGCAAACGATGTTTGCTGAATTTGAATACATTATTCATGGAATGATCAACAAGAGCGAGCCTGTGGTAAAAGATACACTGAGAGCAACTTATGCAGGATTACTAGAAAAATATTTTGGTCCAAGTCTTAAATTTGATGAAAATAGCTCCCTAGAATGTCTGAGAATTCCTCATTTTTATTCGTCTTTCTATGTGTATCAATATGCAACAGGCATTACAGCTGCTCTTTTGATATACAAAAACATAAAAGACAACAAAAAAGATGCAATAAAGAACTACATAGAATTTTTAAAGACAGGAGGTTCAAAATACCCTCTAGATTCTTTAAAAGTTACCGGAGTTGATTTAACTTTAAAATCAACGATAGAGAATACAATTAACATATTCAAAGATCGTCTTGAAGACGTAAGGCAATTATTTTAG